A single Cryomorphaceae bacterium DNA region contains:
- a CDS encoding RidA family protein: MKKIIQSERVPAPIGPYSQAVMVGNTMYASGQIALDAESGAMHNADVEEETKKVMSNIKSLLSEAGMEFANVVKVSIFLKDLNDFEVVNRIYGGYFINNYPARETVEVARLPKDARVEISITAVK; this comes from the coding sequence ATGAAAAAGATTATTCAAAGCGAACGTGTGCCCGCCCCTATTGGACCTTATAGTCAGGCCGTTATGGTTGGTAACACCATGTATGCTTCTGGGCAAATTGCCTTGGACGCCGAGAGCGGCGCTATGCACAATGCTGATGTGGAGGAGGAAACCAAGAAGGTGATGTCCAATATTAAGTCGCTTTTATCCGAAGCGGGAATGGAATTCGCCAACGTGGTGAAGGTGAGTATCTTCCTGAAAGACCTGAATGACTTTGAAGTGGTCAACCGTATTTACGGCGGATATTTCATCAATAATTATCCAGCGCGCGAAACCGTCGAAGTAGCTCGATTACCTAAAGATGCGCGGGTCGAGATCTCGATCACCGCAGTAAAATAG
- a CDS encoding M48 family metallopeptidase has protein sequence MRLSKVLFLGLASAFLYVGCKTVPLTGRRQVAAIPNSELVAMASQQYAQVIATGPLSQNQSSVNQVRRVGNRIKTATEKFLYDNGHSELLEGFEWEFNVIAEPTVNAWAMPGGKVAFYEGILPVCKDDAGVAVVMGHEIAHAIASHGNERMTQGLAQQLGAVALSEALSTKPEETQALFLQAYGLGSQVGAILPFSRLQESEADKMGLVFMAMAGYDPRVAPEFWERMSALSTGEAPDELLSTHPSDERRIRELNEYMPEALKYYKN, from the coding sequence ATGCGTCTATCAAAAGTCCTTTTTCTGGGGTTGGCTTCGGCCTTTTTATATGTCGGATGTAAAACGGTGCCCCTAACGGGGCGACGACAGGTAGCTGCTATTCCCAACAGTGAACTTGTAGCTATGGCCTCGCAGCAATACGCGCAGGTTATTGCAACTGGCCCTCTTTCACAGAATCAGTCGAGTGTTAATCAAGTCCGTCGGGTTGGGAATAGGATTAAAACGGCTACGGAGAAGTTCTTATACGACAATGGACATTCTGAATTGCTTGAAGGTTTTGAATGGGAATTCAATGTGATTGCAGAACCCACTGTCAATGCATGGGCTATGCCCGGAGGAAAAGTCGCCTTCTACGAGGGAATCTTACCGGTCTGCAAGGACGACGCAGGTGTTGCTGTTGTAATGGGGCATGAGATCGCCCATGCGATCGCAAGCCATGGAAACGAACGGATGACACAGGGTTTAGCTCAGCAACTCGGGGCCGTTGCCTTATCAGAGGCGCTAAGCACCAAGCCAGAGGAGACGCAGGCGCTATTTCTTCAGGCCTATGGCTTGGGATCCCAAGTGGGCGCAATTCTTCCTTTTAGCCGTTTACAGGAGTCTGAAGCCGATAAAATGGGGCTTGTCTTTATGGCCATGGCGGGATACGATCCTCGAGTTGCACCCGAATTCTGGGAACGCATGAGTGCGTTGAGCACTGGAGAAGCTCCGGATGAATTGCTGAGCACGCATCCTTCCGATGAACGTCGGATCCGCGAGCTCAATGAGTATATGCCTGAAGCCCTGAAGTACTACAAGAACTAA
- a CDS encoding aminodeoxychorismate/anthranilate synthase component II, translating into MSKKLLLLDNYDSFTYNLAHSLEALRADVYVRRNDELSVSEVDEYDYLVLSPGPGLPKDAGLMPEIITTYAGRKPILGVCLGCQGLAELYGAELYNLPDIQHGQPISLSWSKDGRLSECMEVHPAVGGLYHSWAIDRSNLPESIKVLAEDDRGVLMAWEHTSEPTWGVQFHPESIMTDHGKELLKAWLEVSESFSVGHL; encoded by the coding sequence ATGTCCAAAAAGTTATTGTTGCTCGACAATTACGATTCCTTTACCTATAACTTGGCCCATTCTCTCGAGGCCCTACGGGCCGATGTCTACGTTCGAAGAAACGACGAACTCTCCGTTTCTGAAGTGGACGAATACGACTATTTGGTACTGAGTCCCGGTCCCGGACTGCCGAAAGATGCGGGACTGATGCCCGAGATTATAACCACTTACGCCGGTAGAAAACCAATACTCGGAGTTTGCTTGGGCTGTCAAGGATTGGCTGAACTCTATGGTGCAGAGCTGTACAATCTACCGGACATTCAACACGGTCAGCCCATTTCTTTAAGTTGGTCCAAAGACGGGCGATTATCGGAATGCATGGAGGTTCATCCCGCCGTAGGCGGTCTTTATCATTCTTGGGCAATTGATCGATCAAACCTTCCTGAATCCATCAAGGTGTTGGCCGAGGATGATCGCGGCGTTCTGATGGCTTGGGAACACACCTCAGAACCGACCTGGGGCGTGCAGTTTCATCCAGAGTCCATCATGACGGACCACGGGAAGGAGCTTTTGAAGGCTTGGTTAGAAGTCTCCGAATCCTTTTCGGTGGGTCACCTTTAA
- a CDS encoding MCE family protein yields MKISRETYIGLIAVATIALAVWGFNWLKKNDVFSDERVFYSVYETVDGLIKDRPVTLNGFQVGYVKEVGFHPDGSGKLLVSWSMQDDFPISQNAVAEIYALDLLGTKAIKINLAEGPIAATGDTLTGATELSLQDAVNQEVAPIKAKAEDLLNSLDSVLVYVQAFFDKESRSQFENTFAEVEATFTALQQTILSINRVVTGNEQSFNNIIVHLDSITETLEGSEEDYARLMSNLANVSDSLAQVDFISTMENLNSVMARIDSLTARIEAGEGTLGKLSQDEALYDNLAQSTEELSELLYDLKMNPSRYVRFSVFGGNKGYQEPVEEDKEEE; encoded by the coding sequence TTGAAGATTTCTAGAGAGACTTATATCGGGTTGATTGCCGTGGCCACCATTGCGCTTGCCGTGTGGGGATTCAATTGGCTCAAGAAAAACGATGTGTTTTCGGATGAGCGTGTTTTTTACTCCGTTTATGAGACTGTCGATGGGCTCATTAAAGACCGTCCGGTTACCCTCAATGGCTTTCAGGTGGGGTATGTGAAGGAAGTGGGTTTTCATCCAGATGGAAGTGGAAAGCTCTTGGTGTCTTGGTCCATGCAGGATGATTTTCCCATCTCGCAAAATGCCGTTGCTGAGATTTATGCCCTGGATCTGCTCGGAACCAAAGCAATTAAAATCAATCTAGCCGAAGGACCCATTGCGGCCACGGGAGATACATTGACCGGAGCGACGGAGCTTTCCTTGCAGGATGCGGTGAATCAGGAAGTGGCTCCAATCAAGGCGAAGGCGGAAGACCTTTTGAATAGCTTGGACAGTGTATTGGTCTACGTACAGGCCTTTTTTGACAAGGAATCGCGTAGTCAGTTTGAAAATACCTTTGCGGAGGTCGAGGCGACCTTTACGGCTCTTCAGCAAACCATTCTGTCCATCAACCGGGTAGTTACCGGGAATGAGCAAAGTTTTAACAACATCATTGTCCATTTGGACAGCATAACAGAAACTCTTGAAGGGTCTGAAGAGGACTACGCTCGTCTGATGTCGAACTTGGCGAATGTTTCTGACTCTCTAGCGCAGGTGGACTTCATTTCTACCATGGAAAACTTAAATTCTGTTATGGCGCGGATAGATTCGCTTACGGCCCGAATTGAAGCGGGAGAGGGAACATTGGGAAAACTGTCCCAAGACGAAGCACTCTACGACAACTTGGCTCAGAGTACCGAAGAGCTTTCGGAACTCTTGTATGATTTGAAAATGAATCCTTCTCGATACGTTCGATTCTCGGTTTTTGGCGGGAACAAAGGTTATCAAGAGCCGGTTGAAGAAGATAAAGAAGAGGAGTAA
- a CDS encoding LPS-assembly protein LptD: MNETNGPDSTSTFVDSLFAVDDSLYAYSDSLRAYTDSLTLADTATAVPTGFLQSRVEYDALDSNYLNVAENKIYMYNQGVVVYGDIKLEAGYIEFDLSNNLLYARGIPDSTGEITQLPIFTQAGKTYDAAEMTYNFETQKGRIKDVVTMEGEGYLYGDKVKKVNEDILYVRDGKFTTDDRNPPDYYIQADKIKVVTDDKIITGPAYMVIADVPTPLAVPFGVFPGQSGRASGILMPTYGENNRRGFYLRGGGYYWAMNDYMDLSLTGDIYSRGGWALYANSNYRKRYAYNGNFRLSYTVIKEGDIDIPSTYSRSNEFNINWTHNQDPKARPNSRFTASVNLGSSQYFQQNTTNPGDFLTNQMTSSISYTYNNPNQPWSLTASARHNQNTKTRAFSVTLPDVSFNVQRFYPFERRSPVGGKKWYEKIGVQYRLDARNQLDTYDSLLFRPQTLNEFEYGMRHNIPIATNFKVLNHFTVSPSATYNERWYFSQIRRSYNTDSARVETDTIQEFGAARDFNVSAGITTKLYGMWQYRGGWLRAMRHVITPSVRFSYRPDFSEPNWNMYDFYIDGDGDTVTYSYYEQGIFGTAPSGRSGTVSFQIINNLDAKVMSKRDTTGELQKINLIESFQFGTSYNMAADSLKWAPFSFNGRTRILKNKVTIRLDGAFDFYDLDAEGKKVDRFMWETQRKLMRLTSINLAFGFRFQSKKRVEGKESRFPSEMLQQQASGEFVALPPDGYVDFSIPWKFGANYKLSYSKPTTTETITQALSFNGDFSLTPNWKIGFTSGFDFESGQLTYTTLDIYRDLHSWEMRFSWVPFGIQQSYNFHVGVKAPILQDLKVTHRKGFGDF, translated from the coding sequence GTGAATGAAACGAATGGACCGGACTCTACGAGCACTTTTGTGGACTCACTTTTCGCGGTGGATGACTCGCTGTATGCCTACAGCGACTCTCTTCGCGCCTACACGGATTCACTGACTTTAGCGGATACCGCCACTGCAGTTCCTACTGGTTTTCTGCAATCCCGTGTAGAATACGACGCACTGGACTCCAACTATCTTAACGTTGCCGAGAACAAAATCTATATGTACAACCAAGGGGTTGTGGTTTACGGGGACATCAAATTAGAAGCTGGATACATAGAATTCGACTTGTCCAATAACCTCTTATATGCCCGTGGAATACCGGACAGTACTGGGGAAATAACCCAGCTACCCATATTTACACAGGCCGGAAAGACCTATGATGCGGCCGAAATGACCTACAACTTTGAAACCCAAAAAGGGAGAATCAAGGATGTCGTTACCATGGAAGGCGAAGGCTACCTGTACGGTGATAAAGTCAAAAAGGTCAATGAGGACATTCTCTATGTTCGGGATGGAAAATTCACGACAGACGATCGAAACCCACCCGATTACTACATACAAGCCGATAAGATCAAGGTGGTCACGGACGACAAGATCATCACTGGGCCCGCCTACATGGTCATCGCAGATGTACCCACCCCTTTGGCTGTTCCTTTTGGCGTTTTCCCAGGTCAAAGTGGGCGTGCCAGTGGTATTTTGATGCCCACTTATGGAGAAAACAACCGACGAGGATTCTACTTGCGCGGAGGAGGGTACTATTGGGCCATGAATGACTACATGGACTTATCCTTGACCGGGGACATCTACTCTCGCGGGGGTTGGGCATTGTACGCCAATTCCAATTACCGAAAACGCTACGCCTATAATGGAAACTTCCGCTTGAGTTATACGGTCATCAAAGAAGGAGATATCGACATTCCATCTACCTACAGCCGATCCAACGAATTCAACATCAACTGGACCCATAACCAAGACCCTAAGGCTCGACCCAATTCCCGCTTTACGGCCTCTGTGAACCTAGGTTCTAGCCAGTACTTCCAGCAAAACACAACCAATCCCGGGGACTTCTTGACCAACCAGATGACCTCGAGTATTAGCTACACCTACAACAATCCGAATCAGCCTTGGTCACTGACGGCATCTGCCCGACATAATCAGAACACCAAAACTCGAGCCTTTAGCGTAACGCTGCCGGACGTCAGCTTCAACGTACAACGCTTCTACCCTTTCGAACGCCGCAGTCCTGTAGGGGGTAAGAAATGGTACGAGAAGATCGGTGTTCAGTATCGACTCGATGCACGAAACCAACTCGACACTTACGATTCCCTTCTGTTCCGCCCCCAAACCTTGAATGAGTTCGAGTACGGGATGCGTCACAATATTCCCATTGCGACCAATTTCAAGGTATTGAACCACTTCACCGTGAGTCCTTCGGCAACCTACAACGAACGCTGGTACTTCAGTCAAATCCGTCGAAGCTACAACACGGATAGCGCAAGGGTTGAAACGGATACCATTCAGGAGTTCGGTGCCGCAAGAGATTTCAATGTATCTGCGGGCATTACCACCAAACTATACGGCATGTGGCAATACCGCGGAGGATGGCTCCGGGCGATGCGCCATGTCATTACCCCATCGGTTCGTTTCAGCTACCGCCCTGATTTCTCCGAGCCCAATTGGAACATGTACGATTTCTACATCGACGGGGATGGAGATACGGTCACCTACTCTTACTATGAACAGGGAATCTTCGGAACGGCGCCATCCGGGCGTTCGGGAACCGTCAGCTTTCAGATCATCAACAACCTGGACGCCAAGGTGATGTCCAAACGCGACACCACCGGAGAGCTCCAAAAGATCAACCTCATCGAAAGCTTCCAATTCGGAACCAGCTACAACATGGCCGCGGATAGCTTGAAGTGGGCGCCCTTCTCGTTCAATGGTCGAACACGGATATTGAAAAACAAAGTGACCATACGGCTCGATGGTGCCTTCGACTTTTATGACCTAGACGCCGAGGGAAAGAAGGTGGATCGCTTTATGTGGGAGACCCAACGCAAACTCATGCGCCTTACCTCGATCAACCTGGCCTTTGGTTTTCGATTCCAGAGCAAGAAACGCGTGGAGGGCAAGGAAAGTCGATTCCCTTCCGAAATGTTGCAGCAACAGGCCTCGGGCGAATTTGTGGCCCTACCCCCCGATGGCTATGTGGACTTCAGTATTCCCTGGAAATTCGGCGCCAACTACAAACTCAGCTACAGCAAACCCACCACTACGGAGACCATTACTCAGGCCCTTAGCTTCAATGGTGATTTCAGCTTAACTCCGAATTGGAAGATTGGCTTTACCTCGGGATTTGACTTTGAATCGGGCCAATTGACCTACACCACCCTCGATATCTATCGCGACTTGCACAGCTGGGAAATGCGCTTTAGCTGGGTGCCTTTCGGAATCCAGCAGAGCTACAACTTCCACGTAGGTGTCAAAGCACCTATTCTTCAAGACTTAAAGGTGACCCACCGAAAAGGATTCGGAGACTTCTAA
- a CDS encoding N-acetylmuramoyl-L-alanine amidase, translating into MKRLLLLILVTLAVPLLSFMEPANDPDKIERVVIDAGHGGKDSGTHNLSGPKTYEKDVSLSVALKLGAYIEENLPDVEVIYTRRTDVFLELWERTQLANRVQGDIFISIHCNGVSRTDAYGTETWTIGMHKTNAQLEVAKRENSVILLEEDYQDKYAGFDPSAPESYIALSLNQRNFIDQSLELASNIQYQFRERVKRRDRGVKQAGFYVISRTVMPSVLVELGFLSNPKEKDFLKSEAGQDYMASAIYRAFKQYKLDRESGVEPGQKREPENIAPQGATPVASEIKEMENEEPVERDLIYRIQLATLSSQVPLRDSRFQGLWPLVMMESNGYYKYAYGACGTMEEAQKLKSEAIERGFSSAFVIAYYKGDRISIEEARAYESKP; encoded by the coding sequence GTGAAACGCCTATTGCTGCTGATTCTTGTGACCCTGGCGGTTCCTTTGTTGAGTTTCATGGAACCCGCGAATGATCCCGACAAGATCGAGCGTGTCGTGATTGATGCTGGTCACGGAGGAAAAGATTCTGGAACGCACAATCTAAGCGGTCCCAAAACATACGAGAAGGATGTGTCCTTGTCGGTTGCCCTAAAACTCGGGGCTTATATTGAGGAAAACCTCCCTGATGTAGAAGTGATCTACACGCGTCGAACCGATGTGTTCCTCGAGCTTTGGGAGCGCACACAACTCGCCAATAGAGTCCAAGGAGACATCTTTATTTCCATTCACTGTAACGGAGTTTCGCGCACCGATGCCTACGGAACCGAAACCTGGACCATTGGAATGCACAAAACCAATGCACAGCTTGAAGTCGCCAAAAGAGAAAATTCGGTCATTCTCTTGGAGGAGGATTATCAAGACAAATACGCAGGGTTTGACCCTAGTGCTCCTGAGAGCTACATTGCATTGAGCTTGAATCAGCGAAACTTTATTGACCAAAGCCTGGAATTAGCCAGCAATATTCAATACCAATTCCGGGAGCGGGTTAAGCGGCGTGATCGAGGGGTTAAGCAAGCCGGGTTTTACGTCATTTCCCGCACCGTTATGCCATCGGTCTTGGTGGAGCTCGGTTTTTTGAGTAATCCCAAAGAGAAGGACTTCCTCAAGTCTGAAGCGGGTCAGGATTACATGGCGTCCGCCATCTATCGGGCTTTTAAGCAGTATAAGCTGGATCGGGAATCCGGAGTAGAGCCGGGACAGAAGCGGGAGCCAGAGAATATCGCGCCGCAAGGCGCAACACCAGTGGCTTCTGAAATTAAAGAAATGGAAAATGAGGAACCCGTCGAGCGAGATTTGATTTACCGAATTCAATTGGCCACGCTTTCGTCTCAAGTTCCGCTCAGAGATTCGCGTTTTCAGGGCTTGTGGCCTCTGGTCATGATGGAGTCCAACGGGTACTACAAATACGCTTATGGAGCGTGTGGAACTATGGAAGAGGCACAGAAATTGAAGTCAGAAGCAATAGAGCGAGGCTTTTCTTCTGCCTTTGTGATTGCCTATTACAAAGGGGACCGAATTTCCATCGAAGAAGCCCGTGCCTACGAGTCTAAACCCTAA